The Rhizobium viscosum genomic sequence AAGAGCGTGTCCCGGCCGCCCTGGTAGAGGTAAAGGGCCGCAGCCCCCAGCGGGTTGTCCGGTCCTCCCGGCACGCCATCGGCATATTGGGCGAGCCGCGGCTTGCGCGCGATCATGTCGTCGGTGGGCATCCAGGACGGCCATTCCGCCTTGCGGCCGATCGTGGCTTCGCCCTTGAAGCTTAAGCCTTCCTCGCCAACGGCGACGCCATAGCGCGTGGCAACGCCGCCGTCCTCGACGAAATAGAGATAGCGTGCACCCGTATCGACCACGATGGTGCCGGGCGGCTCGCCTCCGTCATAGGCCACTTCCTGCCGGCGATAGCGGGGATCGGCATCCGGGTCCCTTCCCAAAACCCGATAGCCCAGCGGCGGGCCATCCGATGTCGTACTGCATCCATGAAGCATCAGAGCCAGGCTGCCTAAAACGAGGCCCCGGCGCGTGACTACTGCCCTTTCGTTCATTTCCACCTACCCTCAGTCAGCTTCGATGTTTCCGGTCAGCAGCGGGCTCGTTTCCGGCCCATTCGCTTCTGTGGAATTGCGTATTTGGCAGGCGGACAAGCTGCGCAACTTGTAGTATGCAGTCCGAGCATCCACGAATCTCCTTGCCTCAGCCACTCGTTTTGCAAGAGTATTAGAATACGGGAATGGAAGGAAGCGATGAAACTTTGCCTGGAAGGAAAAGTCGCGATCGTGACGGGTGCGGGCTCCGGTATCGGGGCTGCCGTTTCCCGACAGCTCGCCAACGAGGGTGCCGAGATCGTCGTTGCCGATCTCAATGAGGATGCTGCGCACGAGACTGCCGCTGCAATTGTTGCGGACGGCGGTCGCGCCCGCGTCTTTGTCGTCGATGTGACCGATTTCGAAGCGGTGCAAAGGCTTGTTCAATTTGCCGTCGAGGAATGCGGCGGTCTCGATCTCGCTGTCAATAATGCCGGGGTCGATGGCGTGCGGGCAGCGGTCGCAGACTATCCGCTCGACGATTGGCACAGATTGATGAACGTCAATCTGAACAGCGTTTTCTACTGCATGAAGTGCGAGATCGGCGCGATGCTGAAATCGGGCGGGGGGGTAATCGTCAACATGTCTTCTGCCCTTGGGTCCGTCGCGTTGCCGACCGCGGCAGCCTATACCGCCGCCAAGCACGGGCTGGTCGGACTGACGAAAGCCGCCGCGATCGAATATGCGCGGTTCGGGATCCGGATCAATGCCATCGGTCCCGGCTGGATCGATACGCCCCTCCTGTCGGAACATCTGGAGGCAGCGAGCACGCGCCGGATGGCAGCGCTCCAGCCAATGGGAAGGCGCGGCACGCCGGACGAGGTTGCAAATCTCGTCTGCTTCCTCCTGTCTGAACAGGCAAGCTTCATTACAGGCGCTCACTACCTGGTGGATGGCGCCTATACTGCGCATTAAAGCGCCTCAGGTCCGCGCAAATCGCGCGACCTTGCCAGTTCGGCAGCATACCCTAGATTGAAGTTGCGCGGGATTCTCGCGACCGCTGTACATGCCGTTGTTCTGAAGTCGATTTTCAAATCACAGAGGGGCCTCCATCATGTCGGACAAATCGAGGAAAGGCATCGATCGCCGCGATCTCCTGATCGCTTCCATTGCCACGGTCGGTGCGTCGGCGGCCTTGGCCGCCAGCGCCGGTGCTGCGAATGCAGAGGAGGCAGCCAAACCCGCTGCCAATCCTGCCGCAGGGACGGTCTATACCGGCGATGTCATCCAGGGGAAAAAGGTCGTCAGCGCGCTCGACGTCGATGATCTGGAGCCCGGGCAGAAGCATTTCCTGTATTTTCAGGGTGCGCAGATGCCCACGGGGCAGCACTGGTATGTGTCCGTGACGGTCGCCAAGGGGGCAAGGCCGGGCAAACGCGGCATCCTGACCAGCGGTGTGCATGGCGACGAAATGAGCAATATTCATACGGTCCAGACCGTGATGAACCAGCTCGATCCGGCGCAGATGTCCGGCACGGTCATGGCGGTCACCGACGTGGCGCGCCCGGCCATTGAAAGCATGCAGCGCAGGTGGCCCAATCAGGGCAGGGGCGTGGATCTGATCGATATGAACAGGGAATGGCCGGGGAACGAGAACGGTGCCTCCGCGCCCAGCCGGCATGCCGGGCTGCTGTTCAACCGGCTGCTGCGGCCGAACGCCGACTTCGCGATCGACTTCCACACCGGCACAACCGGGTTCGAAGTCACCGCATTCAATATTGGCGGCATGGATGTGCCCGAGGTCAAGGCCATGCTGGAGCTCTATCCCGTCGGCCAGATCTTCGACAACCATGTCTATCCCGGTGTCCTGCATAACGCATTTATGGACGTGGGCATCCCCTCCTTTACGCCGGAGATCGGTGCTGCCCGCGTTCTGGACCTCGAGATGATCTCGCTGTTCGTGGAAGGCACGATGAACGTCCTCAAGCATCACGGCATCGTGGCCGGGCCGATGGGCCGGACAGGCAAGGACGTGAATGTCTTCGTCGGCAACAGTGCGTTCCCGATCCTGGCAACCCAGGGCGGGATCGTCGAGCATCTGGTCAAGCTCAACGACAAGGTCGAACCCGGACAGAAGGTGGCCATCCAGCGCAACAGCTTCGGCGAAGTGGTCGCGGAATATACGAGCGGTGTGGCCGGAGAGATAACGGGCCAGCGCAGCGATGCAATGTCCGAGCCCGGCAACCCCCTGGTCTTCATCCTCTTCCACAAGGCGGCGCTGGAGGGCGCTGAGGCCTATCCCGAGTAATCCGCCGTTTCTGCGCATCGTAGAGACGTCTGCCAATAAAAATCGGATATCGGACGCTTCCAAAGCGAACAAATTCGCCAGCATCATCAACTTATCCGTTTACTTAAGTCGGAATTGCGCAGAATATTAGCAAATGGGAGGATAAGCCTTCGGCCCCACTCTCGATACATTGCGCCCGACGGCTTTCCTCCCTTGGTTTCAAGGGAGGACCAATCATGAGGCGGGTATTGTTCTACGCGGCATCGGCCGCGATACTGTCGCTCGGTGTAGCGCATGCATTTGCGCAGTCGGGCAGTGTAGAGAAAGCGGTTGGCGGCTACAACTTCGAGGAAGCCGCAAAAGAGGCCCCCGGCACGAAGGATTTCCATTCGGCTGACGGTCATTTGACCTTCGCGATAGTAACGCACACGGCAGGCAATGGCTTCTTCGACCCTGTCTATGTCGGCGCGATCGCCGCCGGCAATATGATCGGCGCCAAGATATTGCTGCTCGGTTCGGAATCGCCGGTGGACGACCCCGCCCGCGAGATCGAGATCCTGAACCAGATCATTCAGGACCCGACGATCGACGGCATCATCATGACGACGCCGCAGACCGGCGCCTATAACGACATCGTCAAGGCTGCCGAGGCGGCCGGCATCCCGGTCGCGACGACCAACTCGTTCGACGGAACCATTCTGCACCGGAGCGCGATCAGCCACACCGGGCAGGATGCGTCGGCGGCGGCAATCGGCGGCGAGGCGCTCGCCAATTGCGTGCTTGCCAGTGGCGCTGCCGGTGGTTCGATCGTGCTGCCGTCCTCCACCGCGATGGGCAATATCGAGGTGAACAACCGTGTCACCGCCGCCTTCAATGCCATCGTCAAGACGTTGAAGGATGCCGGCAAGCTCGATGCCTTCAAGGTTGACGCCGGTCCGGAGAATGTCGGCATCGACACGAACCCGAACGATCCCGTCAACGCCCTTGTTTCGCTCTTCGAGTCCCGCGGTGACGTGGTCGGCGCCTTCACGGCCAACAACGTCTTTACGCCGCCGCTCGTCAAGGCGGTTGCCCAGATGGGGAAGACCGGCAAGTTCTGCGCTTATGGCTTCGATCTCGGCCCGGCACAGCAGGAAGGCATCGCAGCGGGGAACCTGACCGGCTCGCTCGGCCAGCAGCCTTTCCTGCAGGGCTTCTGGCCTGTCATGCAGCTCTATCTCCAGATCGATCGCGGTATCTCAGCCGCCAATCTCGACACGCGTGCCCAGCTGGTGACGAAGGATAACGTCGCCAAGGTCGGCAAGCGCTTCGAGAACTGATTTCGTTTGGGACGCCTGAAATTGTGGCGGGAGGGCGTGAGCCGTCCCGCCACGCGGCAGCAAGGATCGGTCGGTAGAAACGCATTCGGTCGGTAGAAACTCATGGAGCCCGCCACGACGACATCGCTCGGCCGTGCGCCACCCCAGCTCGTCGGCGGCTGGGAGGCGGGGCTCCTCCTGTTTCTTGCGCTGCTCTATATCGGCGGGGCTCTCGTCAATCCGGCCTTCTTCGGATCGACGGAAGGCCTTCACGCGCTTCTGCGCGATACGTCCCGCGTGGGGATCATCGCGGTCGGGATGACTTTCGTCATCGTCAACAGGGATCTCGATCTTTCGGTCGGTTCGACCTACGGTCTCATCGCCGTCGTCTTCGCCAGGCTTTTTGCCCCGAGCTTTCTCGATTTCGGCGTGATCCCATCGGCGATCCTCTGTGTACTGCTGGGCACGGCGATCGGCTTGGTCAACGGTGTGCTCGTCACCATCCTGAAAGTGCCTGCCTTCATCGCGACGCTGACGATGCTCTTCATCGGTCGCGGCTTCGTGCTCGCGCTCACGCATGGTCAGGCGATCTATTACTCCGACAAGGCGAGAGACTATCCGCTCTCCTTCCACCTGGGCGAGACGAATCTCCTCGGTTTCAACAACCAGATCGCGATCTTCTTCCTCGTCGCCATAGTTGGGGCCTTTGTGCTTGCCAAGACCCGCTGGGGCTATGAGACTTTCGCCACCGGCGGAAACGAGCAGGCGGCGGTCTATGCCGGCATTCGTACACGCTGGGTGCGCATTCGCGCCTATCTGCTCTCCTCGCTTTGCGCGACCCTTGCAGCTCTCCTGTCGGCCGCGCAGGACAAGGGTGTCACCCCGCTCTATGGCGTCAGCTGGGAACTCACCATTATCGCATCCGTCGTCATCGGCGGAGCATCGATCCTTGGCGGGCGCGGGCGCGTGATCGGGTCCTGCCTGGGTGCTGCGGTCGTCGTGCTGATCGACAAGGTGCTGCGCGAGGGATGGCCGATCACGCGCACCGTCGTGATCGACGGTCAAAGCATCGCAGTCGGCGCCAAGTTCACACTTCCTGCTGGTGCCGTGCTGGTTTTCCTCGGTCTCCTTCTCGTCATCGCCGTGCTGATCGAGCCCATCCTTATCAGGCGCCAGGTTGCGGCCCGGCTATGGGCATGGCTGCGCGGCCGGCCGCCTCCGCCGGCCTACGAGATCGGCGGCGTGGCGATTGAAGGTGTCCAGACCAAGGGGGCGATGGCGACCGACATGGCGCTATCCGCCACCGGGCTCGGCAAGTTTCTCGCCCGCCGCGATGCTCTCGCCATCATCCTGACCGTCGTGTTGTGGCTGACGGGCCTCGCGCTCAGGCCGGACTACTGGTGGAACCTGCCCAACACCTTCGCCATCCTGCTCAACTATACGGAACTCGCTCTCATTGCGGTCGGGCTCACCTATGTCATCGCAGCCGGCGATATCGATCTCTCGGTCGGTGCGGTGCTTGCCCTTGCCGGCAGCACGGCGGCCTATTTCCTGAAAGTGCTCGGCGCCGACCCGCTCACTGCCGTGGCGATGGGCCTGTTTGCGGGGATGACCGCCGGCGCCGTCAACGCCATGGTGGTCGTCGGCTTCAAACTGCCTGCCTTCATCGCCACGCTCGGCATGTTCTACATTGCCCGGGGCCTCGCCGCCTGGTTCGTCGCGGGACAGCAGCTGACCGGCTGGCCCGAGGGCTATAACCTGCTCGGACGCAAGGTGAACGACGTTCTCCTGCATTTCGGCCTTGCGCTGCCACCGGGGATCGTCCGCACGGTGGCCGAGGTCGTCAGCATCCAGACGATCTGGATGTTTTTCGTTGCCGTGATCGCCGGTATCATGCTTGCCTATACGCCGTTCGGGCTGAAGGTCTGTGCGGCCGGCGGCAATGTGCGCGCCGCTGCCTATGCCGGCATCAACACCAACCGCGTGCGCTTCATCTCGCTCATGCTCTCGGCGCTCTGCGCAACCATGGCCGGGATCATCAACGTCGCCTATTTTCGCAGCTTCAACCCGGTTGCCGGCCAGTTTCGCGAGCTCGACGCGATCGCTTCCGTCATCATCGGCGGCGGATCGATCTTCGGCGGTTACGGCACGATGATCGGCTCGCTTGCGGGTGCCGCCGTCATCACGCTCGTGCGGGCCTTGCTTCAACTCAATGTCCAGGGCTTCAGCATGCCGCAGCACTGGATCAACGTGTTTATCGGCGTCATCCTGATCGTCGCGGTGCTGATCGACATATGGGTGCGCCAGGCCAATCTATTCGGGCGCCTGCGAACCTGGCTGAGAAGAGGGGCGCCAACAGGAGACAGCAGTCATGGCTGAGGCGACACCAACAGCGCCGATCGTGGAAATGCGGGGCATCGAAAAGGCCTTCGGGGCCGTGCAGGCGCTTCGCAAGGTGGATCTCACGCTTTATCCCGGCGAGATCCTCGGCCTTGTCGGCGACAATTCCGCCGGCAAATCGACGCTCATGAAGATCCTGACCGGTGCCTATCAGCGCGATGCGGGCGATATCCTCGTCGCCGGGCAACCGGTGCGGTTCAAGAGCCCGCATGAGAGCCGCGACGTCGGCATCGAGATGATCTACCAGGATTTCGCGCTCTGCGGCAACATGGATGTCGGCCAGAATATCTTCCTGGGCCGCTGGCCGCTCAAGGGCCCCTTCGTCAACCGGCGGAAGATGTATGCGGAAGCCGACAGCGTGCTGAAACGGCTCAAGGTCGACGTGAATTCCGTCTATCAGAAGGTCGAAAGCCTGTCGGGCGGCCGCCAGCAATCCGTCGCGATCGCCCGTGCAATCTCGTTCGAGCCGCGCGTCGTGATCCTCGACGAGCCGACGGCCAACCTTTCCGTGATGGCGACGGACCGGCTGCTCGAAACCATGCTGGAACTGAAGAGACAGGGCGTCGCCCAGATCATCATCTCACACCGTCTGGTCGATATCTTTGCCGTGGGTGATCGCGTCATGGTTCTCAAGCGCGGCGAATATGTCGGCGATCGCTACATAGGGAATACCGACGAGCAGGAAGTGCTTGAAATTATCGTTTCCGGCACGCGGGAGAGCGCGCTGACAGCCGATGAGGCAAGAAACAGCTGATCGATCGGCTGCTTCGGATGCACGCCGGACCTCACGCGGTGACGTCCGAACCTAGGTGGAAAGAGTTCTCGAGCTTTTCCGAAAGAAAGTCGATGAGAGCCCGTGCCGCCATCGGCAGGTGTCGCCGGGAAACGTAGAGGGCATGGATGCCGAGCGACGTCGGCTCCCACTCCGGCAGTACCACGGCGAGCCTCCCCGCCAGGACTTCATTGTCGGCCGAGAACCGCGGAAGCATGGCTATGCCGAGGCCAGACAGCGTGGCCCGTCTCAGAGCCAGGGCCTCGTTTGTCTGGAAGCTTCCGGAAACCGGTATGGTCACTTCCGACTCGCCCCTCCTCAGGACCCACTCCGCCCCGCCCAGATGGGTATATGTCAGGCACCGATGTGCCTTCAGGTCTTCGAGCGAGGCAGGCTCCCCGTGGTCTTTCAGGTATTTGACGGAGGCGTACAGGCGCGAGGGACACTGGCCAAGGCGCTTTGCGATCAGGGACGGATCGAGATGGTTCGCGATGCGTATCGCGACGTCGATGCGATCCTGCACAAGGTCTACCGATCTGTCCGAGATCTGAAGATCGATCTTGATCCGCGGATACTGCACTGCAAATTCCGAGAAGAGAGATATGAGCTGCGCCTCTGCGAGAATACCCGGGGCAGTCACCCGCAGAAGACCATGCGGCGTGTCTGAATGAACTGCCACTTCCGTCACCGCGTCGGCGACACGCGCCATCTCCTTGCAGAGTTCCAGAACCCGCTCTCCGGCCGAAGTCAGGCTGAGCTGTCGCGTGGTACGGTGAAGCAGCCTTGTCCCCGACCATTCCTCGATCGAGGCGATGTAGCGCGAAGCCATGGCGCGCGACATCCCGAGTTCTTCCGCAGCCGCCGAGGCGCTGCCCCGCTCCACGGTCTTCAACAGTACCTTTGCGGCCGTGATGCGGTCCATGATTTGCTCGATCCATGCAACATTATGCGTCTCAGAATGCCGTATATATTTGATATCCGCAACAGTACATTCTCCTCAACAAAGGAGATCGTCATGACCAACGATATCGAACTTCGGTACTTCTTCGACCCGTTCTGCGGCTGGTGCTACGCAAGCGCACCCGCGCTTGCCGGTCTTGCCGACAGGTTCCGCGACAAGCTCAAGATGCTCCCATCGGGGCTGTTCGTGGGAGGGCGGCCGATCTCGTCGATCGCAGATCACGCATGGCGCAACGACCAGCGCATCCAGAGCCTCACGGGGCAGAGGTTTTCGGAGGAGTATCATCAGAACGTCCTCCTTGCTCCTGATGGCGTCTTCGACTCCGGCCCCGCCACACTGGCATTGACTGCTCTCGGCGAGCAGGATGCTGCGCTGGAACCACACCTCCTGCACGCCATGCAGATCGCCCGCTATGTCGGGGGACGCGATACGTCCAATATCGACGAAGTCGCCACGGTCGCGGCCAAGGTTGCCACCGAGCACGGGATCGAGCTTGAGGCCGACGCCTTCTCGAACCGGCTCCGAAACGACGCCGCTCTGCGCGAGCGGACCCTGGAGCGGATGGAAGAGGCGCAGAGCCAGATGAATTCGCTCGGCATCCGCGGCGTCCCGCAGCTTGTCGCGGTCGTCGACGGCAAGCGGCACGTCATCGATGGGGAAGCCCTCTATCACGGTCCGGAACGCCTCCTGGCGGTGATCGCCGACCTCGCCATACCAGCTTGAACCATTCAACCTCAACAAGGAGAACCATCATGAAGATCGCACTCATCGGAGCTTCCGGCCAGGCCGGCTCCCGCATTCTTTCGGAACTGTCCTCGCGCGGACACGCCGTCACCGCGATTGCGCGCGACCCCTCGAAGGTCGCTTCGCTGCCCAGCGTCGTCGCCGTTGCAGGCGACATCGACGCTCCGGAAGCTCTGGCAAAAGTCCTGGCCGGCCACGACGCCGTGATCAGCTCGGTGCACTTCTCCGCAGCCGATCCCGACAAGCTGCTCGGCGCGGTCAAAGCGTCCGGCGTTCGCCGCTACTACGTGGTCGGCGGTGCCGGAAGCCTCGAAGTCGCTCCTGGCGTCCTTCTGGTCAACACGCCCGAGTTTCCGGCGCTCTACAAGGCCGAAGCGCAGGGCGGCCTCGACTACCTCAACCAGCTCAAGGCCGAGGAAGGGCTCGACTGGACCTTCCTGTCTCCCTCTGCGTCGTTCGTGCCCGGTGAGCGCACGGGCGCCTTCCGCCTCGGCACGGACCAGCTCCTGACGAACGAGAAAGGCAGCAGCATATCGTTCGAAGACTTCGCCGTTGCGCTGGTCGACGAGATTGAGGCTCCGGCGCATGTCAGGATGCGTTTCACCGTCGGCTACTGATCCGTCGCTCCCAATCCGAACCCGCTCCCAACGCAGTGGTCACATCGCGTGCCGTCACATTGCGTGCCGGCGCGACCGGCTCCGCATGTCTTGCGGCCTCCCGGATCCTATCCGCATCTCACAAGGAACCTCCCGAATGCTCAACCGCCGTACCACCCTCATGACGATCGCCGCCGCCGCGGTCGCGATCTCCGTCGCCTCATCAGCTGTCGCTGAGGACAAGTCCGCGCTGTCGTGGCAAGCCTTCAAGGCCAACGAAGCCGGCTTCCTGCGCGCGCCCGTTCTTGTCTCGGGCAAGACCGAGGCCGTTCTCATAGATTCGAGCTTCAGCTTCTCCGACGGCAAGCTCGTCGCCGACGCCATCAAGGCGAGCGGCAAGCGGCTGACCACGGTCTACATCACAACCAACGATCCCGACTACTATTTCGGCCTGGCACCCGTCCATGAGGCCTTTCCAGACGCTCGAATCCTTGCCGCTCCGGACACCGTGGCGCTGATGCGCGAGAAGGCCGAAGGCAAGATCAAGGCGTGGTCGCCCGTTCTCGGCAACGACGGCCCGAAGGCGGTTTCCGAGTTGATTTTCCCGGAAGCGACTGACGTCACCTCCTTGTCGGTCGACGGCGAGAAGCTCGAGATCGTGACTGCGCCTGGTATCAAGGACCGCGGCCGGTACATCTGGGTGCCGTCGCTCAAGGCCGTTTTCGGCGGCGTCGCGGTATTCGGCGGCATGTACCCGTGGGTGGCCGATCTGCCTGCTGCCGACGATCGGAAAGCGTGGAGGGCCGCGCTCGATGGAATCCTCGCCCGCAACCCGAAGATCGTGGTGCCCGGGCACACTACCGCCGCATGGCCGACCGACGCGTCGGGCGTGACCTACACCCGCGACTACCTGATCGCATTCGAGGCGGAAGCTGCCAAAGCCGCGGATTCGAAGGCTTTGATCGAGGCCATGAAGAAGCTCTATCCCAATGACGCAATGCCCATTTCGCTCGAACTCGGTGCGAAGGTCGCCAAGGGTGAGATAAGCTGGGGCGAGTGATGCCGGCGAGGGGTGGCGACCGATGCCACCCCTCCAAACCAGTCATCAGAAGCGCCAGGCGGCGATCTCCGTGCCCCAGATCATCATGTCGTTCATCATCTCATCCTCCTTTCATTCGGCGGCTTCGAGCCCGCGCTCGTCTTCCTCGACGAACTGGCTCTGCGCGGATGCGGCCGGCAGCCGCCATCCCTTGACCAGCCCGTAGACGGCGGGGATGACGATCAGTGTCAGCAGCGTCGAGGACACCATGCCGCCGATCATCGGCACGGCGATGCGCTGCATGATCTCCGAGCCGGTGCCCGTCCGCCACAGGATCGGCACCAGACCGGCCATGATGGCGACGACCGTCATCATCTTCGGCCGGACGCGTTCGACCGCGCCGACCATGATGGCCCGGCTGAGATCCAGCTTCGAGAAGGAACGGCCTTCCTTCTCGCAGGCTTGCCGCTGTTCCTTCATGGCGTGGTCGAGATAGATCAGCATGATCACCCCGGTCTCGGCCGCCACGCCCGCAAGGGCGATGAAGCCGACGGCGACCGCCACGGAGGCGTTGAAACCCATCCACCACATCAGCCAGATGCCACCGACGAGCGCGAAGGGCAGCGACAGCATGACGATGACAGTCTCCGTCAGCGCCTTGAAGTTCAGGTAGAGCAGCAGGAAGATCAGCGCCAGCGTCAGCGGGACGACGATGGCAAGCCGCGCCTCGGCCCGTTGCAGATATTCGAACTGGCCGCTCCATTCGACGGAATAGCCAGGCGGCAGCTTTACGCTTTTCGCCACCGCCTGCTGTGCCTCCGCGACATAGCCGCCGAGATCGCGGCCCGCGATATCGACGTAGACGTAGACGGCAAGCTGGCCGTTCTCGGTGCGGATCGTCGTGGCGCCGCGGGTCAGCTTTATATCGGCGACCTCGCCGAGCGGAACCGTTCCGCCGCCCGGCAGCGAGATCTGCACGTCGCGGGCGATCGCCTGCGGATCGCTGCGCAAGGCGCGCGGATAACGCACTGCCACGCCGTATCGTTCGCGGCCTTCGACGGTCGAGGTCACGACCTCGGAGCCGAGCGCCATGCCGATCACGTCCTGCACGTCGTTGACGGTCAGTCCGTAGCGGCCGAGCGCTGTGCGGTCCGGGACGATGTCGAGATAGTAGCCGCCGATCACGCGTTCGGCATAGGCGCTCGACGTTCCCGGGATTGCCTTCAGCACGCTTTCGATCTGCCGCGCCACCTTCTCCATCTCGCCGAGATCAGTGCCGTAGACTTTTACGCCGACGGGTGTCCTGATGCCGGTCGAGAGCATGTCGATGCGGCCGCGGATCGGCATGGTCCAGGCGTTCGACACGCCGGGAAACTGCAGCGCCGCATCCATCTCCTGCTTCAGGCTGTCGATCGTCACGCCCGTCCGCCACTCGGATTTCGGCTTCAGCCGGATGATCGTCTCGAACATTTCCGTCGGGGCCGGATCGGTTGCCGTGAGCGCTCGGCCGGCCTTGCCGAACACGCTTTCCACCTCTGGGAAGGACTTGATGATGCGGTCCTGCGTCTGCATCAGTTCGCCCGCCTTGGTGACGGAGATGCCGGGCAATGTCGTCGGCATGTACATCAGCGTGCCCTCATCCAGATTGGGCATGAACTCGCTGCCGATATGCTGCGCCGGCCAGACGGTCGCCGCCAGGATCAGGACCGCTGCGGCGATCGTCAGGGTCTTCACCTTCAGCACCCCGGAGATGACCGGACGGTAGAGCCAGATGAGAATGCGATTCACCGGGTTCTTCTGCTCAGGCACGATATGCCCCCGGACGAAGACGACCATCAGGGCGGGTACGAGCGTCACCGACAGAAGTGCTGCGGCCGCCATCGAGAAGGTCTTGGTGAAGGCAAGCGGTCCGAACAACCTGCCTTCCTGCGATTCCAGCGTGAAGATCGGCAGGAAGGACACGGTGATGATCAGCAGGCTGAAGAACAGCGCCGGCCCGACCTCGCTTGCCGCCTCGACGAGGATGTCGATCCGCGGCTTGTCCGGCGGTGCCCGCTCCAGATGCTTATGGGCGTTCTCGATCATGACGATCGCCGCGTCGATCATTGCGCCGATGGCAATCGCGATGCCGCCGAGGCTCATGATGTTGGCGCCAAG encodes the following:
- a CDS encoding NAD(P)-dependent oxidoreductase is translated as MKIALIGASGQAGSRILSELSSRGHAVTAIARDPSKVASLPSVVAVAGDIDAPEALAKVLAGHDAVISSVHFSAADPDKLLGAVKASGVRRYYVVGGAGSLEVAPGVLLVNTPEFPALYKAEAQGGLDYLNQLKAEEGLDWTFLSPSASFVPGERTGAFRLGTDQLLTNEKGSSISFEDFAVALVDEIEAPAHVRMRFTVGY
- a CDS encoding efflux RND transporter permease subunit; translation: MISRLIAWSAHNLVLIFVGAALAVAGGIYALRSLPLDAIPDLSDVQVIVYTEYPGQAPQVVEDQVTYPLTTSMLTVPKSKVVRGFSFFGVSFVYVIFDDGTDPYWARSRVLEYLNAAASRLPQGITPTLGPDATGVGWVYEYALVAKELSLAELRSLQDWVVRFGVSKSEGVAEVASVGGFVKQYSIVVDPARLKAQGVSLQDVANAVRASNTDIGGRTIELSEFEFAVRSRGYLKGIPDIENIVLKSRNGVPLRLGDVARVELVPDERRGITELNGEGEVAGGIVLQRFGANALTVIDNAKKSMESIKASLPAGTEIVPVYDRSTLIEAAIETLKGTLVEESIVVALVTIAFLLHVRSALVAIIMLPVGILLAFIAMRLLGLGANIMSLGGIAIAIGAMIDAAIVMIENAHKHLERAPPDKPRIDILVEAASEVGPALFFSLLIITVSFLPIFTLESQEGRLFGPLAFTKTFSMAAAALLSVTLVPALMVVFVRGHIVPEQKNPVNRILIWLYRPVISGVLKVKTLTIAAAVLILAATVWPAQHIGSEFMPNLDEGTLMYMPTTLPGISVTKAGELMQTQDRIIKSFPEVESVFGKAGRALTATDPAPTEMFETIIRLKPKSEWRTGVTIDSLKQEMDAALQFPGVSNAWTMPIRGRIDMLSTGIRTPVGVKVYGTDLGEMEKVARQIESVLKAIPGTSSAYAERVIGGYYLDIVPDRTALGRYGLTVNDVQDVIGMALGSEVVTSTVEGRERYGVAVRYPRALRSDPQAIARDVQISLPGGGTVPLGEVADIKLTRGATTIRTENGQLAVYVYVDIAGRDLGGYVAEAQQAVAKSVKLPPGYSVEWSGQFEYLQRAEARLAIVVPLTLALIFLLLYLNFKALTETVIVMLSLPFALVGGIWLMWWMGFNASVAVAVGFIALAGVAAETGVIMLIYLDHAMKEQRQACEKEGRSFSKLDLSRAIMVGAVERVRPKMMTVVAIMAGLVPILWRTGTGSEIMQRIAVPMIGGMVSSTLLTLIVIPAVYGLVKGWRLPAASAQSQFVEEDERGLEAAE
- a CDS encoding MBL fold metallo-hydrolase, translating into MLNRRTTLMTIAAAAVAISVASSAVAEDKSALSWQAFKANEAGFLRAPVLVSGKTEAVLIDSSFSFSDGKLVADAIKASGKRLTTVYITTNDPDYYFGLAPVHEAFPDARILAAPDTVALMREKAEGKIKAWSPVLGNDGPKAVSELIFPEATDVTSLSVDGEKLEIVTAPGIKDRGRYIWVPSLKAVFGGVAVFGGMYPWVADLPAADDRKAWRAALDGILARNPKIVVPGHTTAAWPTDASGVTYTRDYLIAFEAEAAKAADSKALIEAMKKLYPNDAMPISLELGAKVAKGEISWGE